In a genomic window of Thermosulfurimonas sp. F29:
- a CDS encoding Ig-like domain-containing protein, translating to MGSKVSKFLGVPLLALMWVFVLALGAFAGDGVVNTSVSDFRVNLDRTEVSVGSSVNVVVELLNENGEVDVFAESGVDYAYVDVGTVIGTINGPAENGTNVDAWGSFAADTMKVAVKNGVARFHITYNTPGEDTLRVQVFVKDVDGDYLALPAKLIPITVHPAPNQAAGLLLVSIEPDNPGGDNVGAEYANSTTNSTGNVAKIDAGQPFTMKVLACANLNCTTSANTTLYQNGEFTIYFVPQGASDCEGVVTVTGEMQNGVALVHVPAGTLTKAGNYTIYMSGESTLGEIHEVQTGTLTVDPLGPARVQAALDFNYMDNDKSNAGSPTLTVTLVDQYGNPADTDEVTSPVEVQVSSNYKVLAGTDTATITINNGTNTATFSDFRLDAPLAATAFSNGMVTATLSFSAPYEVTPSSLELTIYQKGLLVIGHNATYTAGQTLANAILVGLVDNATDNTFTLKSSNSSIANATVAGNFTNATAWCDEAYTLEIVTNGTSTNATLKCGTTVVSTATGVGTSWDVFGDGSLVIDLDNTTNATVTFQADSALLNKSVVVELYDNGTKVGEVTSRIVGIGVVDLRYNKAFTGDGGEYYVVRWGSTGTQYMPDRSDNFTISVNPAEAYRIAVYKEKTADYNACIGRGSDRTDVSAGIESTYSGAPVSFEFWNNATAPAGDYVVVVEDAYGNVKTGETIYVDALEGVATLNATSMDNGEAVKATFNSVGNDTLEFAVSIPGVDPVQVPVRVVESAKLSRIEVLPGREYALTNGQIPLLIKAYDENGDPIAWNSGTFTLLVSNPSAVKIYDKTGTTEYHHGDVLPASTATGELVLIVEVQNTPGDVEFTVRNTSGSVADTATVHIVRSVNDIPASVASVAFEPTSVSVQPEGTVSATLRVTDSEGNGLSGRTCTLSTDAENVAAPATDTVQTGADGEVPVEIQAGTIEGTAHITATCEGVTGSLTVTVSAQPVCSSDNLTACTTQSDCEAAGGVWENGTCVAPQPAEECSSDNLTACTTQTDCENAGGYWYDGACHAEPQQMGGAAAPAEPIAQTYTLDNPATEPVTSLTISGEDKSAVTLVPEMVVPADRQGQTATLYYLVCASDGSWCGDLGSLGETTLGEVVSFPILSEPVDLSGLTGCYDVYIGFAANPDLSDVVYTYYEVCLE from the coding sequence ATGGGTAGTAAAGTTTCTAAATTTTTAGGGGTACCCCTTCTGGCGCTGATGTGGGTGTTTGTGCTGGCGCTGGGGGCGTTTGCGGGCGATGGAGTGGTGAATACTTCGGTGAGTGATTTTCGGGTGAATCTCGATCGCACGGAGGTCTCCGTCGGTTCCTCGGTGAATGTGGTGGTGGAGCTTCTGAACGAAAATGGCGAGGTAGATGTCTTCGCCGAATCCGGGGTGGATTATGCCTATGTGGATGTGGGGACGGTAATCGGAACTATTAATGGGCCTGCAGAAAACGGCACTAATGTGGATGCGTGGGGTTCTTTTGCTGCGGACACCATGAAGGTGGCGGTGAAGAATGGAGTGGCCCGGTTTCATATTACTTATAATACTCCGGGAGAGGATACGCTCAGGGTTCAGGTCTTTGTAAAGGATGTGGATGGAGACTATCTGGCTCTTCCGGCCAAGCTGATCCCCATAACCGTTCATCCGGCTCCCAATCAGGCCGCTGGTCTTCTTCTGGTCTCCATCGAGCCGGACAATCCCGGGGGCGACAATGTGGGAGCCGAATATGCCAACAGCACCACCAATTCCACGGGGAATGTAGCCAAGATCGACGCGGGTCAGCCCTTTACCATGAAGGTTTTGGCCTGCGCTAATCTTAATTGCACCACGAGTGCCAATACTACTCTTTATCAGAACGGAGAGTTCACGATTTATTTTGTGCCCCAGGGTGCGAGCGATTGTGAGGGAGTGGTTACGGTGACCGGAGAGATGCAAAACGGTGTGGCTCTGGTGCATGTTCCCGCGGGGACGCTCACCAAGGCCGGCAACTACACCATTTACATGTCTGGCGAAAGCACGCTTGGGGAGATCCACGAGGTGCAGACCGGCACTCTTACAGTGGATCCGCTTGGTCCCGCCAGGGTCCAGGCTGCGCTTGATTTCAACTACATGGACAACGATAAATCCAATGCTGGCTCCCCCACGCTTACGGTGACGCTGGTGGATCAGTATGGCAATCCTGCGGATACGGACGAGGTAACTTCCCCTGTTGAGGTTCAGGTGTCTTCCAACTACAAGGTCCTGGCCGGCACCGATACCGCTACCATAACCATTAATAATGGTACTAATACAGCTACCTTCAGCGACTTCCGTCTGGACGCTCCGCTTGCGGCCACGGCCTTCAGCAACGGGATGGTCACCGCAACCCTCAGTTTTTCGGCCCCTTATGAGGTTACGCCTTCGAGCCTTGAGCTTACTATTTATCAGAAAGGCCTCCTGGTGATCGGGCACAACGCCACCTACACCGCGGGGCAGACCCTTGCGAACGCCATCCTGGTGGGGCTGGTGGACAACGCCACAGACAATACTTTTACGCTTAAATCGAGTAACTCGAGCATAGCCAACGCCACCGTGGCCGGTAACTTCACTAACGCCACGGCCTGGTGTGACGAGGCGTACACGCTGGAGATAGTAACCAACGGAACATCTACTAATGCTACGCTAAAATGTGGTACGACTGTGGTGTCCACAGCGACTGGTGTGGGTACGAGCTGGGATGTTTTTGGAGACGGGTCTTTAGTGATAGACTTGGATAACACCACTAACGCCACCGTTACCTTCCAGGCTGACAGTGCCCTGCTTAACAAGTCGGTGGTGGTGGAGCTTTACGACAACGGCACCAAGGTGGGTGAGGTTACCTCGCGGATCGTGGGTATCGGTGTGGTGGATCTCCGTTACAATAAGGCCTTCACCGGAGATGGCGGAGAGTACTATGTGGTGCGCTGGGGAAGCACCGGGACTCAGTACATGCCGGACAGGTCGGACAACTTTACTATTTCCGTCAATCCGGCGGAAGCGTACCGGATAGCGGTGTATAAAGAAAAGACCGCTGATTATAACGCTTGTATCGGACGCGGTTCGGATCGTACGGATGTGAGCGCGGGTATAGAGTCTACCTATAGTGGTGCTCCAGTAAGCTTTGAGTTCTGGAACAACGCCACGGCGCCTGCGGGAGACTATGTGGTGGTGGTTGAGGACGCTTACGGGAACGTCAAGACGGGAGAGACCATCTATGTAGATGCCCTGGAAGGGGTGGCTACGCTTAACGCTACCAGCATGGATAACGGAGAGGCGGTGAAGGCCACCTTTAACAGCGTGGGGAACGACACGCTGGAGTTTGCGGTTTCTATTCCGGGCGTGGATCCTGTGCAGGTGCCGGTGCGGGTGGTGGAATCCGCCAAGCTCTCCCGTATAGAGGTGCTCCCTGGACGTGAATACGCCCTTACCAACGGACAGATTCCTCTGCTCATTAAGGCTTACGACGAAAATGGCGATCCTATCGCCTGGAACAGTGGAACCTTTACTCTGCTGGTGAGTAATCCGTCGGCGGTTAAAATCTACGATAAGACCGGGACTACTGAGTATCATCACGGGGATGTGCTCCCGGCGAGCACGGCTACGGGCGAACTGGTGTTGATCGTGGAGGTGCAGAACACGCCCGGAGATGTGGAGTTTACCGTGCGGAACACCTCTGGTTCGGTGGCGGACACGGCCACGGTGCACATCGTGCGTTCGGTAAATGATATCCCGGCCAGCGTGGCCAGCGTGGCCTTCGAGCCGACCAGCGTTTCCGTCCAGCCCGAGGGCACGGTTTCCGCTACCCTGCGGGTTACCGATAGTGAAGGCAATGGTCTTTCGGGTCGGACCTGTACCCTCTCCACGGATGCGGAGAATGTAGCCGCTCCGGCTACGGATACGGTCCAGACTGGTGCCGACGGCGAGGTTCCCGTGGAGATTCAGGCTGGAACCATTGAGGGAACGGCTCACATTACGGCCACCTGTGAAGGCGTAACCGGTTCGCTCACGGTGACCGTCTCTGCCCAGCCGGTCTGCTCTTCTGACAACCTTACGGCCTGCACCACGCAGAGCGACTGTGAGGCGGCCGGCGGCGTGTGGGAGAACGGCACCTGTGTTGCGCCTCAGCCTGCGGAGGAGTGCTCTTCTGACAACCTTACGGCCTGCACCACGCAGACCGACTGCGAGAACGCTGGCGGTTACTGGTACGACGGTGCCTGCCATGCGGAGCCTCAGCAGATGGGAGGAGCGGCGGCTCCGGCTGAGCCGATTGCGCAGACCTACACCCTGGACAACCCGGCCACGGAGCCCGTGACCAGTCTCACCATCTCCGGTGAGGACAAGAGCGCGGTGACCTTAGTTCCCGAGATGGTCGTTCCGGCGGATCGCCAGGGCCAGACCGCCACTCTCTACTACCTGGTGTGCGCGAGCGACGGTTCCTGGTGCGGTGATCTCGGCTCCCTGGGCGAGACCACGCTCGGCGAGGTGGTGAGCTTCCCGATTCTGTCCGAGCCTGTGGATCTCTCGGGACTCACGGGATGTTACGATGTGTACATCGGTTTTGCGGCCAATCCCGACCTCTCCGATGTGGTCTACACTTACTATGAAGTATGCCTTGAATAA
- a CDS encoding CAP domain-containing protein: protein MARCLIVLLLILAPVPVRAGGVASGHNGTFQVYLLEFPELASAALERINEFRGRAEEYLAREDLPPAVREALSVLALQPPLSWSEALAEAAAEHARDMLERGYFSHVSPEGFGPMERVLSAGYPAAFVGESLAVMVFEQSVTPERALDILVKSLEEDALAMRSAEGAPLVFPFYRAAGAAMVAGILMFDGRPYYAYILDVFFALSDEGIPGVLIARAPLESLQEATLEIFPYGPAFELPIFPDGSFFFVFPSLSETYRLKLGGEQLYVVDPSQGIVLRF, encoded by the coding sequence GTGGCGAGGTGCCTGATCGTTCTGTTATTGATCCTTGCGCCGGTTCCGGTCCGGGCCGGAGGGGTTGCGTCCGGTCACAACGGGACCTTTCAGGTCTATCTCCTGGAGTTTCCGGAGCTTGCGTCGGCGGCCCTGGAACGCATAAACGAATTCCGCGGCAGGGCGGAGGAATATCTTGCCCGGGAGGACCTTCCGCCGGCGGTGAGGGAGGCGCTTTCCGTACTTGCCCTTCAACCTCCTCTTTCCTGGAGCGAGGCCCTGGCCGAAGCGGCGGCCGAACACGCGCGCGACATGCTGGAGCGGGGTTACTTCTCGCATGTGAGTCCCGAAGGGTTCGGGCCGATGGAACGGGTGCTTTCCGCGGGTTATCCGGCGGCCTTCGTGGGTGAGAGCCTGGCCGTTATGGTCTTCGAGCAGTCCGTAACCCCGGAGCGGGCGCTGGATATCCTGGTGAAGAGTCTTGAGGAGGACGCCCTCGCCATGCGTTCGGCGGAGGGCGCGCCCCTGGTGTTCCCCTTCTACCGGGCTGCGGGAGCGGCTATGGTGGCGGGAATTTTGATGTTCGATGGACGTCCATATTACGCTTATATCCTGGATGTTTTTTTTGCTTTGTCTGACGAAGGCATCCCTGGTGTTCTGATCGCCAGAGCACCTCTTGAGAGCCTTCAAGAGGCGACACTCGAAATCTTTCCGTACGGACCTGCTTTCGAGCTTCCGATTTTCCCCGACGGGAGTTTCTTCTTTGTCTTTCCGTCCCTGTCGGAGACTTACCGGCTCAAATTAGGAGGGGAACAGCTCTATGTGGTGGATCCTTCTCAAGGTATCGTTCTGAGATTTTAA
- a CDS encoding ABC transporter permease, which produces MKTGLLKSFIKREIKSYIAGSILGPVLFFLQPFLQIVTYLFLFQWVFKVKIHLMGREEDFLRFFLAGYIPWSWHAEGVGRGGGSLVHQAHLITKIRFPTEVLPMASTCASYLMGLAALPLLLAIMAYREGVHGIFLFCPILVVPGFLITLASVLFVSAVSVYIRDLLQMIPLFLTLWFYATPVLYTREMLPPKLRFLCALNPYTPVVEAWQRLLILREFPWREILLSSAEGAVLLSASYLLFSRLKKGFPDVL; this is translated from the coding sequence ATGAAGACAGGTCTTCTTAAGTCCTTCATAAAGCGCGAAATTAAGAGCTACATTGCCGGCTCCATACTGGGGCCTGTATTGTTCTTTCTGCAACCGTTCCTGCAGATCGTAACCTATCTTTTCCTGTTCCAGTGGGTATTTAAGGTCAAGATCCATCTGATGGGACGGGAGGAGGATTTCCTGCGTTTTTTTCTCGCGGGCTATATCCCCTGGAGCTGGCATGCCGAAGGGGTGGGCAGAGGCGGTGGAAGCCTGGTTCACCAGGCCCATCTCATAACCAAGATAAGATTTCCCACGGAGGTTCTTCCCATGGCCTCCACCTGCGCCTCCTACCTCATGGGACTCGCCGCCCTGCCCCTTTTGCTGGCCATAATGGCCTACCGGGAGGGGGTTCACGGGATATTCCTGTTCTGTCCCATCCTGGTCGTACCGGGTTTTCTCATCACCCTGGCCTCGGTGCTGTTCGTCTCCGCCGTTTCCGTTTACATACGGGACCTCCTTCAAATGATCCCGCTATTCCTTACCCTATGGTTCTACGCCACTCCGGTCCTCTACACCAGGGAAATGCTTCCCCCGAAGCTGCGGTTTCTGTGTGCCCTGAATCCCTACACTCCGGTGGTGGAAGCCTGGCAGAGGCTTCTCATCCTTCGGGAATTCCCGTGGAGGGAGATCCTCCTGAGCTCCGCTGAAGGCGCCGTTCTCCTCTCCGCTTCTTACCTCTTGTTTAGCCGATTGAAAAAGGGGTTTCCCGATGTCCTCTGA
- a CDS encoding S8 family serine peptidase: protein MAWLVFWICCRCFGVWAGGWFPASEVLPTQEGDWWLSAIRISEARAFACGRGVTVVMVDSGVKPDHPALEGHLRLDLAYDFGDNDTDVTDRLGHGTATAGLVLQVAPCAEIVPLKINRDGESFFETAALERALAYIFDLLERIDGPVVVNLSLVLSEASGEVTRLVKDLLRKGVPVVAAAGNEGLEELDFPASVPGVISVAAFGPTGELVPSSNRGRGLFLAAPGQSLRVPSIFGEYTYMSGTSLAAAIVSGTLALLMEKVPSGEALFPELWRYLLAEGSGDPDPPGYDTDYGFGRLSVWGALLAWFSRDLPLLPSEVFLRSGEKRTVFFLPDPSLEVLVTDPRRVAVEEFSPSEGRLILRGLSPGEAEIYLYRLSPLKVGSVRVRVQEGQEDGPGVSEALVYPAPGHPEFFCAYVFSPQTSSLSLYLRQTVLSETGVSFRTLWSFSGPLGASPLLYCASLEGDSLERGLQEILLCGPDLSCRRHLFLNRSSVFNHTYP, encoded by the coding sequence GTGGCGTGGCTGGTTTTCTGGATATGTTGCCGCTGTTTCGGGGTGTGGGCCGGGGGCTGGTTTCCGGCCTCCGAGGTCCTTCCCACGCAGGAGGGAGACTGGTGGCTTAGCGCGATAAGGATCTCCGAGGCCCGGGCTTTTGCCTGCGGGCGGGGGGTTACGGTCGTCATGGTGGACTCCGGGGTAAAACCCGATCATCCGGCCCTGGAGGGTCATCTCCGTCTCGATCTGGCTTACGACTTCGGGGACAACGACACCGATGTGACCGATCGGCTGGGTCACGGCACCGCCACGGCCGGTCTGGTGCTTCAGGTGGCTCCGTGCGCCGAGATCGTTCCTCTCAAGATCAATCGGGACGGAGAGTCCTTCTTCGAGACCGCGGCCCTTGAACGGGCTCTGGCGTACATTTTCGACCTGCTGGAAAGGATCGACGGGCCGGTGGTGGTGAATCTGAGTCTGGTGCTCTCGGAGGCTTCCGGGGAGGTGACCCGTCTGGTGAAGGACCTCCTGAGGAAGGGTGTTCCGGTGGTGGCGGCCGCGGGAAACGAGGGGCTTGAGGAACTGGACTTCCCCGCTTCCGTTCCGGGGGTAATATCCGTGGCCGCCTTCGGGCCTACGGGGGAACTCGTCCCTTCCTCCAACCGGGGAAGGGGGCTTTTCCTGGCCGCTCCCGGACAATCCCTGCGCGTTCCGTCCATCTTCGGGGAATACACCTACATGAGCGGCACCTCTCTGGCCGCGGCCATCGTCTCCGGCACCTTGGCCCTTCTCATGGAGAAAGTCCCTTCGGGGGAAGCACTCTTCCCGGAGCTCTGGCGCTACCTGCTGGCGGAGGGATCCGGGGATCCCGACCCTCCCGGATACGATACGGACTACGGTTTCGGCCGGCTTTCGGTCTGGGGGGCCCTGCTGGCCTGGTTTTCCCGGGATCTTCCCCTGCTCCCCTCGGAGGTGTTCCTTCGCTCCGGAGAGAAAAGAACGGTCTTCTTTCTCCCCGATCCCTCTCTCGAGGTGCTGGTTACGGATCCCCGGAGAGTGGCGGTGGAGGAGTTTTCCCCCTCGGAGGGGCGGCTTATCCTTCGCGGTCTTTCCCCCGGAGAGGCGGAGATATACCTTTACCGCCTCTCCCCCCTCAAGGTCGGCTCCGTAAGGGTGAGGGTGCAGGAGGGGCAGGAGGACGGCCCCGGGGTGTCCGAGGCGCTGGTCTATCCGGCCCCGGGCCATCCGGAATTCTTCTGTGCCTATGTGTTCAGCCCGCAGACCTCCTCCCTTTCCCTCTATCTACGCCAGACCGTCCTTTCCGAAACGGGGGTCTCCTTTCGGACGCTCTGGAGTTTTTCCGGCCCTCTCGGGGCCTCTCCGCTGCTTTATTGTGCCTCCCTGGAGGGGGACTCCCTGGAGAGGGGCCTTCAGGAGATCCTTCTCTGCGGCCCGGACCTCTCCTGCCGCCGCCACCTCTTCCTCAACCGTTCCTCCGTTTTTAACCATACCTATCCGTAG
- a CDS encoding zinc ribbon domain-containing protein — translation MKLSYKLKVFANKGKIAVLESLANFWVRKVNEYIVLYWRMPDWEIKLAKPPAEFRGSGSKLENLASVKAWQMVRAVRKKKRGPKVKPVLKKIEFELDETLFAFGDFTTKEFDLWIKAYSGEKGKRIAIPVKKHRRLNYWLKRGARFQKTVKFKKINGEWYAVVFLSPPPKEPKGDVPVVGMDLDYTNGAVDSAGRVWFDERWVNLRQRTKWRLYPDGNNPLKQEFNRLAKRLVNEYGCHLAFERLELRGKRGRSRKFRRDYKNLPYGHLARRVKVLAGLEGFRTVRVNPAGTSQTCPVCGHRERRNRKGEEFRCVRCGFSAQADVVGAVNIAIRAGQKHGFRPVVVRAVAEGWRRRSIRPPVERFVVWTLLQSRPPADFRGCDPPCHAYPVSYG, via the coding sequence ATGAAATTAAGCTACAAGCTCAAAGTCTTCGCCAATAAGGGTAAAATTGCCGTCCTGGAAAGTTTGGCGAACTTCTGGGTTCGCAAGGTGAACGAGTACATCGTCCTTTACTGGCGGATGCCCGACTGGGAGATAAAGCTTGCGAAACCTCCTGCGGAGTTTCGGGGTTCCGGTTCCAAGCTTGAGAATCTGGCTTCGGTCAAAGCCTGGCAGATGGTAAGAGCGGTGCGGAAGAAAAAAAGAGGGCCAAAGGTCAAACCGGTTTTGAAGAAGATTGAATTTGAGCTGGATGAGACGCTTTTCGCCTTTGGGGACTTCACCACGAAGGAGTTCGACCTCTGGATCAAGGCTTATTCTGGGGAGAAGGGCAAGCGGATAGCCATACCGGTCAAGAAGCATCGGCGGTTGAACTACTGGCTCAAGCGGGGAGCCAGGTTTCAGAAGACGGTGAAGTTCAAGAAGATAAACGGTGAGTGGTACGCGGTAGTGTTTCTCAGCCCACCGCCAAAGGAACCCAAAGGGGATGTTCCGGTGGTAGGAATGGATCTGGATTACACCAATGGAGCGGTGGATTCTGCGGGAAGGGTCTGGTTTGACGAACGCTGGGTGAATCTCAGACAGCGAACCAAGTGGAGGCTTTACCCGGACGGGAACAATCCCCTCAAGCAGGAATTCAACCGATTGGCGAAGAGACTGGTGAATGAGTATGGGTGTCATTTAGCCTTTGAGAGGCTGGAATTAAGGGGCAAGCGAGGGAGAAGTAGAAAGTTTCGCCGGGACTACAAGAACCTACCCTATGGACACTTAGCCCGCCGGGTGAAGGTCCTGGCTGGTCTGGAAGGTTTCCGGACGGTCAGGGTCAACCCGGCGGGGACTTCGCAGACCTGCCCGGTGTGCGGACACAGGGAAAGGAGGAACCGAAAGGGAGAGGAATTTCGATGTGTGAGGTGTGGATTTTCGGCGCAGGCAGATGTGGTAGGTGCGGTCAACATTGCGATTCGGGCAGGCCAAAAGCATGGATTTCGGCCCGTGGTGGTCCGGGCCGTAGCCGAAGGGTGGAGGAGGCGAAGCATTCGGCCACCGGTGGAGCGCTTTGTCGTCTGGACTCTACTCCAGAGTAGGCCACCCGCCGATTTCCGCGGGTGTGATCCTCCGTGCCATGCCTATCCGGTAAGCTACGGATAG
- a CDS encoding prepilin-type N-terminal cleavage/methylation domain-containing protein has protein sequence MNKKAKALTLFEVLVVLVLLGMLAAVVLPRLPVPWGERDFRVRVMRFLLRAEVRAVSSGRNLLVVVDPRRRALLLFPTDRFPDSRPLSGLNIPEEIEVRERGLLELPDGRPALIIWAEGFSSGGELEFVNRERQTSFVLYFPLSQMGPLPMPPTVPR, from the coding sequence ATGAATAAAAAAGCAAAAGCGCTGACTCTTTTTGAGGTTCTGGTGGTACTGGTGTTGCTGGGGATGCTTGCGGCGGTGGTCCTGCCGAGGCTTCCGGTCCCGTGGGGGGAAAGGGATTTTCGGGTAAGGGTCATGCGATTCCTGCTGCGGGCGGAGGTGCGGGCGGTTTCCTCCGGCCGTAATCTTCTCGTGGTCGTCGATCCCCGACGGAGGGCCCTGCTACTTTTCCCCACCGATCGGTTTCCCGATTCCCGCCCCCTCTCCGGGCTAAACATCCCTGAGGAGATTGAGGTCAGGGAACGGGGGCTCCTCGAGCTTCCCGACGGTCGTCCTGCCCTTATCATATGGGCCGAGGGCTTCAGCAGCGGCGGGGAACTGGAATTCGTTAACCGGGAGAGACAAACCAGTTTCGTCCTCTACTTCCCCCTCTCCCAGATGGGCCCGCTCCCGATGCCCCCGACCGTCCCCCGGTGA
- a CDS encoding TonB-dependent siderophore receptor, whose translation MPYHHSVSRHRIVLSYCLFLLLASFSRISPGYSSGSSPYEGIFWGEPQALTVLSSKSENPFSPPGSTYILTAEDLERYGFLTLGEALSFVPGFYMGRVWWGSRPYLRGVPEGVLFLYDGVPLTSDSTKTLNLLDEELNLEALERIEIVLGPGSVLWGPDAFAGIVNLIPKHPSGKRLRLKTFLGSPFSERKIVAGLSYPGEYWRGTMTFSLWGKKFTGEHTDELEELVFNLEGWPGIRIVGRFSSGRKSFKGYDSFLNLDWPGRRKYPVNFLKGEFRHPFGPWALDLKAYWESTHPEREEMDFHLSQKSRTLGLEGILSREWAGGKGMFTLGVGYRRNRTRDAVIRVRGLLSQYLKEMPYFRPLVDRKSFDTELLSFFFQARHRFRSLEWYGGLRFDDHTEYRPGWSFSTGLYFRPSSRWGIKLNYGSAYRTPYAAEFLDRNPSPERAYTLSLELLTRPHPRFSWRITPFYTLVKRMVLEHPLGGFSHPIRRHFLGLETQLSLQYSPSLHLTANLSVVNSWGSNERYRVLEYMIYDPATNNWTPFYHTYRRPYASGPHLTGNLLLDIKASRNLNIITRINFLSNRTFHDLRKNSKTSINSSITVDASVRWRLGDRTSLFLLVKDLFDRAPRHASYLSTVADPGFRIYLGINHEWNL comes from the coding sequence ATGCCCTACCACCATAGTGTAAGCCGTCACAGGATCGTGCTGAGTTACTGTCTGTTTTTATTGTTGGCCTCTTTTTCCAGAATATCTCCGGGCTATTCCTCCGGTTCGTCTCCATACGAAGGTATTTTCTGGGGGGAGCCGCAGGCCCTGACCGTCCTGTCCTCCAAAAGTGAAAATCCTTTTTCTCCTCCCGGTTCCACTTACATTTTGACGGCCGAAGACCTCGAAAGATACGGATTTCTGACCCTGGGCGAGGCGCTTTCCTTCGTACCGGGTTTTTACATGGGCCGGGTCTGGTGGGGCAGCCGTCCCTATTTAAGGGGTGTTCCCGAGGGGGTGCTCTTTCTTTACGACGGAGTCCCGCTAACCTCGGACAGCACGAAGACTTTAAACCTTCTGGATGAGGAATTGAATCTCGAGGCCCTGGAACGGATAGAAATAGTGTTGGGACCGGGATCCGTCCTGTGGGGGCCCGACGCCTTTGCGGGTATAGTGAATCTCATTCCCAAACACCCCTCCGGAAAACGCTTAAGACTTAAAACTTTCTTGGGTTCTCCTTTTTCGGAACGGAAAATCGTGGCCGGCCTTTCGTATCCCGGCGAGTACTGGCGGGGGACAATGACTTTTTCCCTATGGGGAAAGAAGTTCACCGGAGAGCATACGGACGAGCTGGAGGAGCTGGTCTTCAATCTGGAGGGCTGGCCCGGAATCCGTATCGTGGGACGGTTTTCCTCCGGCCGGAAATCCTTTAAGGGTTACGATTCCTTTCTGAATCTGGACTGGCCCGGGAGGAGAAAATATCCCGTTAATTTTCTAAAAGGAGAATTCCGGCACCCCTTCGGTCCATGGGCCCTCGACCTTAAGGCCTACTGGGAAAGCACGCATCCGGAACGGGAGGAAATGGACTTCCATCTTTCGCAGAAATCCCGAACCCTGGGCCTTGAAGGAATCCTCTCCAGGGAATGGGCCGGGGGAAAGGGAATGTTTACCCTCGGCGTGGGCTACCGGAGGAACCGCACCCGGGACGCCGTCATCAGGGTTAGAGGACTTCTGTCCCAGTATCTAAAAGAGATGCCCTACTTCCGACCTCTGGTGGACCGAAAATCCTTCGACACCGAACTCCTCTCCTTCTTTTTTCAGGCGAGACATCGTTTTCGGTCCCTGGAATGGTACGGAGGCTTGAGATTTGACGATCACACGGAGTACCGCCCCGGCTGGTCGTTTTCAACGGGATTATACTTCAGGCCTTCCTCCCGCTGGGGAATAAAGTTGAATTACGGGTCAGCCTATCGCACTCCGTACGCGGCCGAATTTCTGGATCGAAATCCCTCGCCGGAAAGGGCCTACACCCTTTCCCTGGAGCTCCTGACTCGACCCCATCCCCGATTCTCCTGGCGCATAACGCCCTTCTACACCCTCGTAAAACGCATGGTCCTGGAACACCCTCTGGGCGGTTTCTCTCACCCCATAAGGAGACATTTCCTGGGGCTGGAAACCCAGCTTTCACTGCAATATTCTCCCTCCCTCCACCTCACCGCCAACCTCTCCGTGGTAAACAGCTGGGGATCGAACGAAAGGTACCGGGTTCTGGAATACATGATCTACGATCCCGCCACAAATAACTGGACCCCCTTCTACCACACCTACCGTCGCCCCTACGCCTCAGGCCCCCACCTTACGGGCAATCTCCTCCTTGACATCAAAGCATCAAGAAATTTAAACATCATTACTAGAATAAATTTTTTAAGCAACAGAACTTTTCACGATTTACGCAAAAATTCAAAAACATCAATAAACTCAAGCATCACCGTGGACGCCTCGGTGCGCTGGCGGCTCGGTGACCGAACCTCCCTTTTTCTTCTGGTTAAAGATCTCTTCGACCGGGCTCCTCGTCACGCCTCCTATCTATCCACCGTGGCGGATCCGGGCTTCCGGATATATCTTGGAATCAATCATGAGTGGAACCTGTAG